One Danio aesculapii chromosome 13, fDanAes4.1, whole genome shotgun sequence DNA window includes the following coding sequences:
- the eif3s10 gene encoding eukaryotic translation initiation factor 3 subunit A isoform X2 codes for MPAYFQRPENALKRANEFLEVGKKQPALDVLYDVIKSKKHRTWQKIHEPIMLKYLELCVDLRKSHLAKEGLYQYKNICQQVNIKSLEDVVRAYLKLAEEKTETAKEESQQMVLDIEDLDNIQTPESVLLSAVSGEDTQDRTDRLLLTPWVKFLWESYRQCLDLLRNNSKVERLYHDIAQQAFKFCLQYTRKAEFRKLCDNLRMHLGQIQRHHNQSTAINLNNPESQSMHLETRLVQLDSAISMELWQASFKAVEDIHGLFALSKKPPKPQLMANYYNKVSTVFWKSGNALFHSCTLHRLYHLSREMRKNLTQEEMQRMSTRVLLATLSIPITPERTDIARLLDMDGIIVEKHRRLATLLGLQSPPTRQSLINDMVRFNLLQYVVPEVKELYNWLEVDFHPLKLCGRVTKVLNWVRDQAEKESDLQQYVPHLQNNTILRLLQQVAQIYQSIEFSRLASLVPFVDAFQLERSIVDAARHCDLQVRIDHSSRTLSFGSDLNYSTKEDSPVGPFLQNMPSEQIRNQLTAMSSSLAKAIQVIKPASILQDHEEQRQQAITAYLKNARKEHQRILARRQTIEERKERLESLNIQREKEELEQREAELQKVRKAEEERLRQEAKEREKERIMQEHEQIKKKTVRERLEQIKKTELGAKAFKDIDIEDLEELDPDFIMAKQVEQLEKEKKELQERLKNQEKKIDYFERAKRLEEIPLIKKAYEEQRIKDMELWELQEEERITNMKMEREKALEHKQRMSRMMEDKENFLSKIKAARSFIYEEKLKQFQERLVEERKKRLEERKKQRKEDRRKAFYHQKEEEAQRIREEQLKKEREERERLEQEQREEEEREYQERLRKLEEQERKQRARQQEIEERERRKEEERRAPEEKPNKEWAEREESGWRKRGEGESEWRRPVPDRDWRQEGREGREEPDREDRDLPFRKGGESARRGASDDRGLRRGFDDDRGPRRGGEDERAPRRGFDDDRGPRRGFDDDRGQRRGDDDRGPRRGMDDDRGPRRTMDDDRGPRRSDDDRGPRRGFDDDRGPRRGMDEPRGPRRGADDDWGPRRGGDDERGGRRGMDDSGPRRGEDSRPWKPLGRPGAGGWREREKAREESWGPPRDAGHDDDGGERDGDDQREGERFRERRPAREEGGAWRRGGGGGGGAGAGGDEQSSWRDSRREDFDREDRRERRDIRERRDDRERDVRAPQRDQDEGGSWRRGGEERREERKEERDAPPRPRERDRDAGEKSTWRSDKDKENPRRTKNETDDDGWTTVRR; via the exons ATGCCAGCCTATTTCCAGCGACCGGAGAACGCTCTCAAACGAGCGAACG AGTTTCTCGAAGTTGGTAAAAAGCAGCCAGCTTTAGATGTGCTCTACGATGTCATCAAGAGCAAAAAGCATCGAACATGGCAGAAGATCCACGAGCCCATCATGCTCAAGTACCTGGAGCTCTGTGTGGATCTCCGCAAGAGCCACTTGGCAAAGGAGGGACTGTATCAGTACAAAAACATCTGTCAGCAG GTGAATATCAAGTCTTTGGAGGATGTGGTCCGTGCTTACCTCAAACTTGCGGAAGAGAAGACCGAGACCGCTAAAGAGGAGTCTCAGCAGATGGTGCTGGACATTGAGGATTTGGACAACATTCAGACCCCAGAAAG TGTTCTGTTGAGTGCCGTCAGTGGTGAAGACACTCAGGACCGTACTGACAGACTTCTGCTGACACCCTGGGTCAAGTTCCTCTGGGAGTCATACCGCCAGTGCCTGGACCTGTTAAGGAATAATTCCAAAGTGGAGCGTCTTTACCATGACATTGCTCAGCAAG CATTTAAGTTTTGCCTGCAGTACACTCGTAAAGCAGAGTTCCGTAAACTGTGTGACAACCTGCGAATGCACTTGGGGCAGATCCAGCGGCATCACAACCAGAGCACTGCCATCAACCTGAACAACCCTGAGAGCCAGTCCATGCATCTGGAGACTCGTCTGGTCCAGTTGGACAGCGCTATTAGCATGGAACTGTGGCAGGCAT CATTCAAAGCAGTTGAAGACATCCATGGATTGTTTGCCCTTTCAAAGAAGCCCCCTAAACCCCAACTTATGGCCAACTACTACAATAAGGTGTCCACAGTTTTCTGGAAGTCTGGCAATGCCTTGTTCCACTCCTGTACACTACATCGACTCTATCACCTCTCCCGGGAAATGCGCAAGAACCTCACCCAAGAAGAGATGCAGAG AATGTCTACTCGAGTGCTCTTGGCCACTCTGTCTATTCCCATCACACCTGAGCGCACTGATATTGCTCGTCTGTTGGACATGGATGGCATCATTGTGGAGAAACACCGCAGGCTGGCTACTCTACTTGGCCTCCAGTCTCCACCCACCCGCCAGAGTCTCATCAATGACATG GTGAGGTTTAACCTGCTTCAGTATGTTGTTCCCGAAGTCAAAGAGCTCTACAACTGGTTGGAGGTCGACTTTCACCCTCTTAAACTGTGTGGAAGAGTAACTAAG GTGCTGAACTGGGTGAGAGACCAAGCCGAAAAGGAGTCAGACCTGCAGCAGTATGTTCCTCACCTGCAGAACAACACTATCCTCAGACTGCTACAACAG GTTGCTCAAATCTACCAGAGCATTGAGTTCAGCAGGTTGGCATCTCTGGTACCATTTGTAGATGCTTTCCAGCTGGAGCGCTCAATTGTAGATGCAGCACGGCACTGTGATCTGCAG GTACGCATTGATCATTCATCTCGTACCCTGAGCTTTGGCTCCGATCTGAACTACTCTACAAAAGAAGATTCCCCAGTGGGTCCGTTCCTACAGAACATGCCCTCTGAACAGATACGAAATCAGCTCACTGCTATGTCATCCTCCTTGGCCAAAGCCATCCAAGTCATCAAACCTGCTTCCATACTG CAAGACCATGAGGAACAGAGACAACAGGCAATCACAGCCTATTTGAAGAATGCCCGCAAAGAGCACCAGCGCATCCTGGCACGCCGACAGACAATTGAGGAGCGAAAGGAGCGTCTTGAGAGCCTCAACatccagagagagaaagaggagctGGAGCAGCGTGAGGCAGAACTTCAGAAAGTGCGCAAAGCAGAGGAGGAGCGACTCCGACAAGAGGCCAAAGAGCGAGAGAAGGAGCGCATCATGCAGGAACACGAGCAGATCAAGAAGAAGACTGTGCGTGAGCGACTGGAGCAGATTAAGAAGACTGAGCTGGGAGCCAAAGCCTTCAAAGACATTGACATTGAG GATCTAGAAGAACTGGACCCAGACTTCATCATGGCCAAACAAGTAGAACAACTTGAAAAGGAGAAGAAAGAACTTCAGGAGCGTCTGAAAAACCAAGAGAAGAAG ATTGACTACTTTGAGAGGGCCAAGCGCCTTGAGGAGATTCCTCTGATCAAGAAAGCCTATGAGGAGCAGCGCATCAAAGACATGGAGTTATGGGAGCTGCAGGAGGAAGAGAGG ATCACTAACATGAAGATGGAGCGCGAGAAGGCACTAGAACACAAACAGAGAATGTCCAGGATGATGGAAGACAAGGAGAACTTCCTTTCCAAAATTAAAGCTGCTCGAAGCTTCATCTATGAG GAAAAACTTAAGCAGTTCCAAGAACGCTTGGTTGAGGAGAGGAAAAAGCGCCTTGAGGAGCGGAAGAAGCAACGTAAAGAGGACAGACGAAAGGCCTTCTATCACCAGAAAGAGGAGGAAGCTCAAAGAATTCGTGAGGAGCAGCTGAAGAAAG aacggGAAGAGCGCGAACGCTTGGAACAGGAGCAAAGAGAGGAGGAAGAGCGTGAATACCAGGAGCGTCTGCGCAAGCTGGAGGAACAGGAAAGAAAGCAGCGTGCCAGACAACAAGAAATTGAGGAGCGCGAGCGCCGtaaagaggaggagaggagggCACCAGAAGAAAAACCAAACAAG GAATGGGCCGAGCGGGAAGAAAGTGGCTGGAGAAAACGGGGTGAGGGAGAGTCAGAGTGGAGACGTCCTGTTCCTGACCG GGACTGGCGTCAGGAAGGACGAGAAGGCCGTGAGGAACCTGATCGTGAAGACCGTGACCTACCCTTCCGGAAAGGTGGAGAAAGTGCTCGTCGTGGTGCTTCAGATGACAGAGGACTCCGCCGAGGCTTTGATGACGATCGAGGTCCACGTCGAGGAGGTGAAGATGAGCGTGCACCCAGACGGGGCTTTGATGATGACCGCGGGCCCAGAAGAGGCTTTGATGATGACCGAGGTCAACGGAGAGGCGATGACGACCGCGGGCCGAGGCGTGGGATGGATGATGACCGGGGGCCAAGGCGCACTATGGACGATGACCGCGGCCCCAGGCGAAGCGATGATGACCGTGGCCCGAGAAGAGGATTTGATGATGACCGTGGGCCCCGTAGAGGGATGGATGAACCCAGAGGCCCTCGCCGTGGTGCAGATGATGACTGGGGCCCCAGAAGAGGGGGAGATGATGAGAGGGGAGGCCGCAGGGGTATGGATGACTCTGGCCCGCGTCGTGGAGAAGACTCTAGACCCTGGAAACCTCTTGGGAGACCAGGTgcag GTGGatggagagagcgagagaaagcaCGGGAGGAAAGCTGGGGACCTCCTCGTGATGCTGGCCATGATGATGACGGTGGCGAGCGTGATGGAGATGACCAGCGTGAAGGAGAACGATTTAGAGAACGCCGACCTGCTAG ggAAGAAGGTGGTGCCTGGAGGAGAGGAggcggtggtggtggtggtgctgGTGCTGGTGGAGACGAGCAGAGCAGCTGGCGAGACTCTCGTCGTGAAGACTTTGACCGTGAGGATCGTCGTGAACGCCGTGACATAAGGGAGCGCAGAGACGATCGAGAGCGGGATGTCAGAGCCCCACAGAGAGACCAAGATGAAG GTGGTTCGTGGCGTCGTGGTGGGGAAGAGCGACGGGAGGAGCGCAAGGAAGAGAGAGACGCTCCTCCCAGACCTCGTGAGCGGGATCGTGACGCTGGTGAGAAGAGCACTTGGCGCTCTGACAAAGATAAAGAAAACCCACGCCGGACCAAGAACGAGACGGATGATGATGGCTGGACAACTGTCCGCCGCTAA
- the eif3s10 gene encoding eukaryotic translation initiation factor 3 subunit A isoform X3, translating to MPAYFQRPENALKRANEFLEVGKKQPALDVLYDVIKSKKHRTWQKIHEPIMLKYLELCVDLRKSHLAKEGLYQYKNICQQVNIKSLEDVVRAYLKLAEEKTETAKEESQQMVLDIEDLDNIQTPESVLLSAVSGEDTQDRTDRLLLTPWVKFLWESYRQCLDLLRNNSKVERLYHDIAQQAFKFCLQYTRKAEFRKLCDNLRMHLGQIQRHHNQSTAINLNNPESQSMHLETRLVQLDSAISMELWQEAFKAVEDIHGLFALSKKPPKPQLMANYYNKVSTVFWKSGNALFHSCTLHRLYHLSREMRKNLTQEEMQRMSTRVLLATLSIPITPERTDIARLLDMDGIIVEKHRRLATLLGLQSPPTRQSLINDMVRFNLLQYVVPEVKELYNWLEVDFHPLKLCGRVTKVLNWVRDQAEKESDLQQYVPHLQNNTILRLLQQVAQIYQSIEFSRLASLVPFVDAFQLERSIVDAARHCDLQVRIDHSSRTLSFGSDLNYSTKEDSPVGPFLQNMPSEQIRNQLTAMSSSLAKAIQVIKPASILQDHEEQRQQAITAYLKNARKEHQRILARRQTIEERKERLESLNIQREKEELEQREAELQKVRKAEEERLRQEAKEREKERIMQEHEQIKKKTVRERLEQIKKTELGAKAFKDIDIEDLEELDPDFIMAKQVEQLEKEKKELQERLKNQEKKIDYFERAKRLEEIPLIKKAYEEQRIKDMELWELQEEERITNMKMEREKALEHKQRMSRMMEDKENFLSKIKAARSFIYEEKLKQFQERLVEERKKRLEERKKQRKEDRRKAFYHQKEEEAQRIREEQLKKEREERERLEQEQREEEEREYQERLRKLEEQERKQRARQQEIEERERRKEEERRAPEEKPNKEWAEREESGWRKRGEGESEWRRPVPDRDWRQEGREGREEPDREDRDLPFRKGGESARRGASDDRGLRRGFDDDRGPRRGGEDERAPRRGFDDDRGPRRGFDDDRGQRRGDDDRGPRRGMDDDRGPRRTMDDDRGPRRSDDDRGPRRGFDDDRGPRRGMDEPRGPRRGADDDWGPRRGGDDERGGRRGMDDSGPRRGEDSRPWKPLGRPGGWREREKAREESWGPPRDAGHDDDGGERDGDDQREGERFRERRPAREEGGAWRRGGGGGGGAGAGGDEQSSWRDSRREDFDREDRRERRDIRERRDDRERDVRAPQRDQDEGGSWRRGGEERREERKEERDAPPRPRERDRDAGEKSTWRSDKDKENPRRTKNETDDDGWTTVRR from the exons ATGCCAGCCTATTTCCAGCGACCGGAGAACGCTCTCAAACGAGCGAACG AGTTTCTCGAAGTTGGTAAAAAGCAGCCAGCTTTAGATGTGCTCTACGATGTCATCAAGAGCAAAAAGCATCGAACATGGCAGAAGATCCACGAGCCCATCATGCTCAAGTACCTGGAGCTCTGTGTGGATCTCCGCAAGAGCCACTTGGCAAAGGAGGGACTGTATCAGTACAAAAACATCTGTCAGCAG GTGAATATCAAGTCTTTGGAGGATGTGGTCCGTGCTTACCTCAAACTTGCGGAAGAGAAGACCGAGACCGCTAAAGAGGAGTCTCAGCAGATGGTGCTGGACATTGAGGATTTGGACAACATTCAGACCCCAGAAAG TGTTCTGTTGAGTGCCGTCAGTGGTGAAGACACTCAGGACCGTACTGACAGACTTCTGCTGACACCCTGGGTCAAGTTCCTCTGGGAGTCATACCGCCAGTGCCTGGACCTGTTAAGGAATAATTCCAAAGTGGAGCGTCTTTACCATGACATTGCTCAGCAAG CATTTAAGTTTTGCCTGCAGTACACTCGTAAAGCAGAGTTCCGTAAACTGTGTGACAACCTGCGAATGCACTTGGGGCAGATCCAGCGGCATCACAACCAGAGCACTGCCATCAACCTGAACAACCCTGAGAGCCAGTCCATGCATCTGGAGACTCGTCTGGTCCAGTTGGACAGCGCTATTAGCATGGAACTGTGGCAG GAAGCATTCAAAGCAGTTGAAGACATCCATGGATTGTTTGCCCTTTCAAAGAAGCCCCCTAAACCCCAACTTATGGCCAACTACTACAATAAGGTGTCCACAGTTTTCTGGAAGTCTGGCAATGCCTTGTTCCACTCCTGTACACTACATCGACTCTATCACCTCTCCCGGGAAATGCGCAAGAACCTCACCCAAGAAGAGATGCAGAG AATGTCTACTCGAGTGCTCTTGGCCACTCTGTCTATTCCCATCACACCTGAGCGCACTGATATTGCTCGTCTGTTGGACATGGATGGCATCATTGTGGAGAAACACCGCAGGCTGGCTACTCTACTTGGCCTCCAGTCTCCACCCACCCGCCAGAGTCTCATCAATGACATG GTGAGGTTTAACCTGCTTCAGTATGTTGTTCCCGAAGTCAAAGAGCTCTACAACTGGTTGGAGGTCGACTTTCACCCTCTTAAACTGTGTGGAAGAGTAACTAAG GTGCTGAACTGGGTGAGAGACCAAGCCGAAAAGGAGTCAGACCTGCAGCAGTATGTTCCTCACCTGCAGAACAACACTATCCTCAGACTGCTACAACAG GTTGCTCAAATCTACCAGAGCATTGAGTTCAGCAGGTTGGCATCTCTGGTACCATTTGTAGATGCTTTCCAGCTGGAGCGCTCAATTGTAGATGCAGCACGGCACTGTGATCTGCAG GTACGCATTGATCATTCATCTCGTACCCTGAGCTTTGGCTCCGATCTGAACTACTCTACAAAAGAAGATTCCCCAGTGGGTCCGTTCCTACAGAACATGCCCTCTGAACAGATACGAAATCAGCTCACTGCTATGTCATCCTCCTTGGCCAAAGCCATCCAAGTCATCAAACCTGCTTCCATACTG CAAGACCATGAGGAACAGAGACAACAGGCAATCACAGCCTATTTGAAGAATGCCCGCAAAGAGCACCAGCGCATCCTGGCACGCCGACAGACAATTGAGGAGCGAAAGGAGCGTCTTGAGAGCCTCAACatccagagagagaaagaggagctGGAGCAGCGTGAGGCAGAACTTCAGAAAGTGCGCAAAGCAGAGGAGGAGCGACTCCGACAAGAGGCCAAAGAGCGAGAGAAGGAGCGCATCATGCAGGAACACGAGCAGATCAAGAAGAAGACTGTGCGTGAGCGACTGGAGCAGATTAAGAAGACTGAGCTGGGAGCCAAAGCCTTCAAAGACATTGACATTGAG GATCTAGAAGAACTGGACCCAGACTTCATCATGGCCAAACAAGTAGAACAACTTGAAAAGGAGAAGAAAGAACTTCAGGAGCGTCTGAAAAACCAAGAGAAGAAG ATTGACTACTTTGAGAGGGCCAAGCGCCTTGAGGAGATTCCTCTGATCAAGAAAGCCTATGAGGAGCAGCGCATCAAAGACATGGAGTTATGGGAGCTGCAGGAGGAAGAGAGG ATCACTAACATGAAGATGGAGCGCGAGAAGGCACTAGAACACAAACAGAGAATGTCCAGGATGATGGAAGACAAGGAGAACTTCCTTTCCAAAATTAAAGCTGCTCGAAGCTTCATCTATGAG GAAAAACTTAAGCAGTTCCAAGAACGCTTGGTTGAGGAGAGGAAAAAGCGCCTTGAGGAGCGGAAGAAGCAACGTAAAGAGGACAGACGAAAGGCCTTCTATCACCAGAAAGAGGAGGAAGCTCAAAGAATTCGTGAGGAGCAGCTGAAGAAAG aacggGAAGAGCGCGAACGCTTGGAACAGGAGCAAAGAGAGGAGGAAGAGCGTGAATACCAGGAGCGTCTGCGCAAGCTGGAGGAACAGGAAAGAAAGCAGCGTGCCAGACAACAAGAAATTGAGGAGCGCGAGCGCCGtaaagaggaggagaggagggCACCAGAAGAAAAACCAAACAAG GAATGGGCCGAGCGGGAAGAAAGTGGCTGGAGAAAACGGGGTGAGGGAGAGTCAGAGTGGAGACGTCCTGTTCCTGACCG GGACTGGCGTCAGGAAGGACGAGAAGGCCGTGAGGAACCTGATCGTGAAGACCGTGACCTACCCTTCCGGAAAGGTGGAGAAAGTGCTCGTCGTGGTGCTTCAGATGACAGAGGACTCCGCCGAGGCTTTGATGACGATCGAGGTCCACGTCGAGGAGGTGAAGATGAGCGTGCACCCAGACGGGGCTTTGATGATGACCGCGGGCCCAGAAGAGGCTTTGATGATGACCGAGGTCAACGGAGAGGCGATGACGACCGCGGGCCGAGGCGTGGGATGGATGATGACCGGGGGCCAAGGCGCACTATGGACGATGACCGCGGCCCCAGGCGAAGCGATGATGACCGTGGCCCGAGAAGAGGATTTGATGATGACCGTGGGCCCCGTAGAGGGATGGATGAACCCAGAGGCCCTCGCCGTGGTGCAGATGATGACTGGGGCCCCAGAAGAGGGGGAGATGATGAGAGGGGAGGCCGCAGGGGTATGGATGACTCTGGCCCGCGTCGTGGAGAAGACTCTAGACCCTGGAAACCTCTTGGGAGACCAG GTGGatggagagagcgagagaaagcaCGGGAGGAAAGCTGGGGACCTCCTCGTGATGCTGGCCATGATGATGACGGTGGCGAGCGTGATGGAGATGACCAGCGTGAAGGAGAACGATTTAGAGAACGCCGACCTGCTAG ggAAGAAGGTGGTGCCTGGAGGAGAGGAggcggtggtggtggtggtgctgGTGCTGGTGGAGACGAGCAGAGCAGCTGGCGAGACTCTCGTCGTGAAGACTTTGACCGTGAGGATCGTCGTGAACGCCGTGACATAAGGGAGCGCAGAGACGATCGAGAGCGGGATGTCAGAGCCCCACAGAGAGACCAAGATGAAG GTGGTTCGTGGCGTCGTGGTGGGGAAGAGCGACGGGAGGAGCGCAAGGAAGAGAGAGACGCTCCTCCCAGACCTCGTGAGCGGGATCGTGACGCTGGTGAGAAGAGCACTTGGCGCTCTGACAAAGATAAAGAAAACCCACGCCGGACCAAGAACGAGACGGATGATGATGGCTGGACAACTGTCCGCCGCTAA